Part of the Candidatus Methylomirabilis limnetica genome is shown below.
GCTATTATCTGACGCAGCGTTGCGTCCGGTCTCTGGACGGTGACGGGGATGTGATACCGTGTGAAGGCCTCTGCCGCCAAGGAGAGCAATGACATCCGTGATCGCGGCCCCAAAATGCTCTCAGCTCTGCTGAGAGCTAAGAACTCTTGGAGAGGAGGAAGGAACCCATGAAGAGACGGTCACACTGGATCCAAAGCCTGTGTTTCGCCATCCTTTTTCTCGCCTTTGCAGGTGAGCCCGTGAAAGCCCAGGAGGTTCACGACGATCCTGAGGCCCGTGCCCTCCTGGAGGAAGCGCGCCAGCGCGTAGTCGTGTGGGATCGCTTCCCGGGGTTTAAGGCGAAACTAGAGGTGAACCAGGATGGAAAAAGATCGGGTGGTGAACTGACGGTCCTCCCTTCTGGAAAGGTGGAGGTTGAGCTTCAAGACCGGGAGGCGGCAGAATGGGCTAGAGGGATCATGAAGTCGATCGTTAACCATAGGCTGAAAATGGACACACACAAGCACGAGGATGCGCCGGTTGCCTTCGGCCCTAAGGATCAGCATCCACTGGGACGCTTGGTGAAGAAAGGCGACCGCTCCTCATCGACGTACCGTATCAAGGGTCGACAGATCCTCCAGGTCAGCCAGAAGACAGAAAAAGGATCGTTGAGTCTCAACGTCTTAGAGCACGTTCCGACGCTTCATGGCTTCTTGGCCAAGCAGGTGGCCGTCTTCCAGTTCGACGAAAAGGATTCGCTTGTAAAAAGCACCGTCTTTACCGATGAGTACGTCGAGGTAGAGGGGTTCTGGCTTCCCAGGTCCCGTGTGATCATCGTCGCCCAAGGGGGAAAGATCGAGGTATCGACGCTTCAGTTTCAAGAGCACCGCCTGCTTCCGAAAGCAGCGGCCAAGGCCCCGGCTTCCTGATTCCTGGTGCCATCGGCGTACAGGAAAGCGGGAATGTGGCCATCTTCCTAAAATAGTGACAGCGACTACTTGAAATGAGAAAATCGTTAGAACGCCGACCGTAAAAATCAACTGCCGTGCTTTTTACGGGAATGGTGTCGCCTCTTTGTTGGCTGAATGCGGATGGTTGTCGCGATATCGCGGAGGCGCTCTGCGTCGAATGCCTCGGCCAGCCGCCTACTGTGCCCACGCTAGGGAATCGCGCTTGGCCTCGTAGTGCTCGCCCAAGTTCAGGGCCATGGCCCGGTCGCAGAGGTTCAGGGCAGCAGGGAAGTTGCCGAGCTCGATGTAGGCCTGGATACCCCGCTCAAAACAGGCCATGCCTTCCAGCATTCGGCGGTACTCGTGCGGGAAGGCCGCCTCAAGCTCCGGCAGGTAGCCCAGGGATACGCCCACGGAGGCCGCACAGTCCTCCCACTGTCCGCACTGAGCTTGAGCCTCGGCGTACAGGTCGTATGCCACCGCTTTCACCGCATTGGGTAGACTTGTCTGGCCTTCGACGGTGCGGTGCAGATACTTCAGCGCGGATTCCGGCCCGCCGAAGGCCGCCTCGCGGTGTCCCGCCAGCAGATCTGCCAGGACGTCCTTGACCGACTTGCGGACGGGTGCCTGCCGCTTTCCCATCAGACCTCCCTATGAATGCCTGGGACGAGGATCACGTGAATATCGCATGCAACTGACAAGCAATGGCTTGTCAGGCGGTACGGGCACACGCCCGTTGGGACCTACCTGAAGTAGCGTTTTCATAGTGTGGAGTATGCGGGAATCCGGCTGGAAGGTCAAGATCGGGCGGACAACCGTTAACCCTCTTCATTTTACGGTGAGTGATTGAAGTGGGAAAAGCGAAACAGTTTTAGACGGTGGAAACGGCCTTCAACCGATACGGAACGCTCGAGACCATCGGTGAAGGCGATGCCCTCCAGCAGCAGCGCGCTACTCGGAGGAAACATTGCCACGCACCGAAAGCCGTCTTCAGTCTGCCGCTCGAGTAGGCTCAGTCCTTATTTCTGTGCTTGACCTGGCCAGTGGTATGACATATTGTAATACTCATGGAGGTGTCGCCGATGGCTAAGTCAAAGATCGCTATATCTCTCGATGAGAACACTCTGGATCGGCTCGACCGCCTTGTGCGCGGTGAGGTCTTCCCGAATCGCAGCCAGGCGATTCAAGTGGCGGTCGAGGAGAAGTTGGAACGCCTTAAGCGGGGCCGTCTTGCTCAGGAATGCGCGAAGCTGGATCCTGCCTTTGAGAAGGCCCTTGCGGAGGAGGGGCTTTCGGAGGATTTATCCGAATGGCCGGAATACTGAGGGGAGAGATTCGCTGGGCGGACCTGAATCCGGTCCGCGGAAAAGAGCAGGCGGGATTGCGTCCGGTTCTGATCTTAAGTCACGACGTATTCAATGAGCGCTCCGGGACGGTGATCGCTGTGGCGATCACCAGCCAGCCCCAGCGTGCGGGTTTTCCGCTGACCCTAGAATTGAGTGCGAAGGGTTTGCCGAAACGCTCGTGGGCCAAGATCAGCCAGGTCCGCACGCTGGCCGTGGAACGAATTGGGAAGCGGTTGGGAAACGCCACTCCGGAAGAGGTGTCTCAGGTTATTGAAGGGTTAACCGAAATCATGGGAGGAGCCTAATGAGCACGATTCGAGATGAGGTACTCGCCGCCAATAGGGCCTATGTGGCCGATTTTGGAGACAAGGGTAAGCTACAAATGCCGCCGGGGCGACGGTTCGCTATCCTGACCTGTATGGACGCGCGGCTTGATCCGGCTAAGTACGCGGGACTATCGGAAGGGGATACCCACGTGATTCGCAATGCGGGTGGTCGCGCCAGCGATGACGCCATCCGGTCGCTGGTCATTTCCTACAAACTCCTCGGAACTCGGGAATGGTTTGTCATCCACCACACCAATTGCGGAATGGAGACGTTTACCGACGATGTCATGCGCGGGCTGCTGGCCAAGAGCCTCAAGACCGCGACTATCGATGCCGGCGGATGGCACGATACCGGTCAAGGTCCAGGGTCGACGGAAGGGACGTTTATCGACTGGTTGACCGTCGGGGACCAGGCCGAGAGCGTCTGTGCGGATGTACGACGCATCAGGGCGCACCCGCTGGTCCCACGCGACATTCCCATCTATGGCTACATCTACGACGTGAAGACCGGGCAGCTTGTCGAGGTCCCTGAAGCCACACGAATCGGGAAGGCAGCGTAAAAGACGCTGATACGTCCTGCTCTACTTTTTTCTTGACACATTGCTGAGCCCAATTATATTTACTGCGTCCAGGTGTTGTGTGTTTTAGGGTAGGGGAGGGTGCGGCCATGGTGGCCGGCAGGAACCCGCAACCGAAGCAGTAACAATAGGTAACGATAATGAAAATTGTTTCTTGGTACGCCCGTGACAAGATCATTTACGAATCGGAGAAAGAGACGATTCGCGATGCAGTGATCGAAGCAGTCAGACAAGAGTTCCCCCTCATGAACGCCGATCTGAGGAACGCCAACCTTCGAGACGCCGACCTCGGGGGCGCCATCTTCGGGGGTGCCGACTTTCGAGACGCCGACCTCCAGGGCACTAACTTCCAGGGTGCTAACCTGAGGGACGCCAACCTCTCTGGTGCCAACCTTAGGGGCGCTAACCTCCGGGACGCCAATCTCGCAGGCACCAACCTCGGAGACACCAATCTCGGAGACGCCGATCTCTTTCACGTGAAATTGTGGGGGCGTGGCGGTTTAACAAAAATTAAGAAAGCACAAGTCGAGTCTTTCTTGAAAGCGTTAGGAATAGTTGTTGAAGACTAACCATGCTCTACCGGAAAGTCATCAGCGTTTAGGGGGCGCTGCCCTCAACGGACAGATGAGCGGCGTGAAGCTCACCGATCCAAGGCGGCGTTGCTTACACCTTGCTATGATCGGGTTGCCACTGGCAGGTGCCGTCTGGTAAGGGGATTGGCGTGAAATCCCCGAAGAGGTTGGGGGCCTCCCGGGTCATGATCTCGGCGACCTTCCCGAAGACGCTTCGGATTTCCACTTCGGCTCCTGGCGCGGTTCTGGTCTCGATCACCCACCGGAGTGTCCGGGCATTTGCCGTCCAGATGAGGGTGGTGGCCACCCCATCGGGGGCGATTCGGCGGATGGCAGAGGTGAGAACCTTCTTCTCGTGAAACGGTCGTCCTTCGATCTTTAAGACCTCCGCCAATCGCTGTTGTACCTCCTCACCGTTGACCACCGCCTCCTCGAAGATCGCACGCGCCTCCGGATTGTCGCGAATCTCGGGGGGGAGCCAGATCGGAATCTCGGTCAGCCTCACGAAGCGCAGACTCTCCTGGCTGATGGCGGTCCCGGCGCGATGCCGCACCAGCTCATGGGTCAAAACTCGGCTGACGTGGAAGAACGCGAAGGTCCAGTTGGCGTGCTCCAGGACGCTGCCATGTTTGACCTGTAGGATATTCTGCAGATAGGCTTGGCTGCCCTCCCGGACCTTGGTGACATTGGGGTTGAGGCCCGGCTCAAAGGAGCGATAGCAGGCGCGCCCAGCCACCTCGATCAGTTGCTCTGCCGCTGAGGGGGCATCGGTCATCCACCCAGGGGCGCCCACAGCCTGCAGATAGGCGGCGAGCCCCTCGGCATCTATCGCTGGTCTAGCCAGGAGAAAGACCTTCGGCTCTACCTGCTTCACGTTGCCCTCCTCATATGCGAAAAACCCCGCTGCATCTAGTCACCTATTCTGATAGTTCGAGCATCCCACCATCAAGGGAAATATTGAAGCTGTAAATATCTACGGTAGTCATGAGAGCGCCAGAGGTAGAGGGCCTACGCGTTGACAGCGCAGCTTCTAACTGAGCCCTAATTGCTGATGGCTGATCGCTCATGAAACAACCCAGGTCTCGCCGGAGTACAGAAGCGTCTGAAGGTCGGCTTTGCCTTGTTGCGGGGTGACGGCGCGGCCCTGCTCGGTAATGAGTTCGTCATAGGTCGGCTCGCGGACGGCGCGCAGTACACCGATTGGCTGAGGGAACTCCGGGCCCGTGAGCCGCGACAGCATGAAGTGGTATCCCTCGTCTTGTCGTCTCTCGTCGTGAATCAGCAGCCCTGAGGTATCACCATCAATTTCGACAACCTCTGGGGACATGTCGGGGCGCATCCGTATGCCCTTCTCCCGCTCTTTGCCGAACACGAGCGGCTTACCGTGTTCCAGGACGAGCAGCCGGTCGCTCCGCACATCCTTATCAGCGACCGATTCCCACGTCCCGTCGTTGAATACGTTACAGTTCTGGTAGATCTCCACGAACGCCGTGCCTTTATGTTCGGCGGCACGCCGCAACACGTATTGCAGGTGCGGGCTGTCGACATCGATCGACCGCGCGACAAACGTTGCCGACGCCCCGATCGCCACTGAAAGTGGGTTGAAGGGACGGTCGAGCGATCCAAGCGGCGTGGACTTAGTTTTCATGCCCTGCTCGCTGGTCGGTGAGGTCTGACCTTTTGTGAGGCCGTAAATACGGTTGTTGAAAAGCAGGATCTTCATGTCCACATTGCGGCGCATCGTATGAATGAGGTGGTTGCCGCCGATCGACAGCCCGTCGCCGTCACCGGTGATCACCCACACCGCCAGATCGGGCTGCGTGATTTTGATGCCCGTCGCCACCGCCGGAGCGCGGCCGTGAATCGAGTGAAATCCGTAGGTGTTGATGTAGTACGGGAACCGCGATGAGCAGCCGATCCCAGAGACGAAGACGATCTTCTCGCGCGGGACGCCCAGCTCCGGCATCACCCGCTGCAGACTCGCCAGGATGGCATAGTCGCCACAGCCTGGGCACCAGCGGACATCCTGATTCGAGATGAAATCCTTGCGTGTAAGCTTGGCGGCGCACTCGTTACTGCCGTCCTGAGGCATCATGATGCCACCTCTGCGTGCGTGGCGAACTCAGCACGCTCATGGACACCCAGGAGATCTTCCGCCTTGGCCATGATCTCAGAGACCTTGAATGGCCTGCCCTGAACCTTGCAGAGCCCCACCGCGTCAACCAGGAACTGTGCCCG
Proteins encoded:
- a CDS encoding DUF3386 family protein codes for the protein MKRRSHWIQSLCFAILFLAFAGEPVKAQEVHDDPEARALLEEARQRVVVWDRFPGFKAKLEVNQDGKRSGGELTVLPSGKVEVELQDREAAEWARGIMKSIVNHRLKMDTHKHEDAPVAFGPKDQHPLGRLVKKGDRSSSTYRIKGRQILQVSQKTEKGSLSLNVLEHVPTLHGFLAKQVAVFQFDEKDSLVKSTVFTDEYVEVEGFWLPRSRVIIVAQGGKIEVSTLQFQEHRLLPKAAAKAPAS
- a CDS encoding ribbon-helix-helix domain-containing protein, translated to MAKSKIAISLDENTLDRLDRLVRGEVFPNRSQAIQVAVEEKLERLKRGRLAQECAKLDPAFEKALAEEGLSEDLSEWPEY
- a CDS encoding type II toxin-antitoxin system PemK/MazF family toxin, which produces MAGILRGEIRWADLNPVRGKEQAGLRPVLILSHDVFNERSGTVIAVAITSQPQRAGFPLTLELSAKGLPKRSWAKISQVRTLAVERIGKRLGNATPEEVSQVIEGLTEIMGGA
- a CDS encoding beta-class carbonic anhydrase; the encoded protein is MSTIRDEVLAANRAYVADFGDKGKLQMPPGRRFAILTCMDARLDPAKYAGLSEGDTHVIRNAGGRASDDAIRSLVISYKLLGTREWFVIHHTNCGMETFTDDVMRGLLAKSLKTATIDAGGWHDTGQGPGSTEGTFIDWLTVGDQAESVCADVRRIRAHPLVPRDIPIYGYIYDVKTGQLVEVPEATRIGKAA
- a CDS encoding pentapeptide repeat-containing protein; the encoded protein is MKIVSWYARDKIIYESEKETIRDAVIEAVRQEFPLMNADLRNANLRDADLGGAIFGGADFRDADLQGTNFQGANLRDANLSGANLRGANLRDANLAGTNLGDTNLGDADLFHVKLWGRGGLTKIKKAQVESFLKALGIVVED
- the thyX gene encoding FAD-dependent thymidylate synthase, which produces MKQVEPKVFLLARPAIDAEGLAAYLQAVGAPGWMTDAPSAAEQLIEVAGRACYRSFEPGLNPNVTKVREGSQAYLQNILQVKHGSVLEHANWTFAFFHVSRVLTHELVRHRAGTAISQESLRFVRLTEIPIWLPPEIRDNPEARAIFEEAVVNGEEVQQRLAEVLKIEGRPFHEKKVLTSAIRRIAPDGVATTLIWTANARTLRWVIETRTAPGAEVEIRSVFGKVAEIMTREAPNLFGDFTPIPLPDGTCQWQPDHSKV
- a CDS encoding 2-oxoacid:ferredoxin oxidoreductase subunit beta yields the protein MMPQDGSNECAAKLTRKDFISNQDVRWCPGCGDYAILASLQRVMPELGVPREKIVFVSGIGCSSRFPYYINTYGFHSIHGRAPAVATGIKITQPDLAVWVITGDGDGLSIGGNHLIHTMRRNVDMKILLFNNRIYGLTKGQTSPTSEQGMKTKSTPLGSLDRPFNPLSVAIGASATFVARSIDVDSPHLQYVLRRAAEHKGTAFVEIYQNCNVFNDGTWESVADKDVRSDRLLVLEHGKPLVFGKEREKGIRMRPDMSPEVVEIDGDTSGLLIHDERRQDEGYHFMLSRLTGPEFPQPIGVLRAVREPTYDELITEQGRAVTPQQGKADLQTLLYSGETWVVS